From a region of the Babesia bovis T2Bo chromosome 1, whole genome shotgun sequence genome:
- a CDS encoding 40S ribosomal protein S5/S7 family protein — protein sequence MKAELALFRKWPYDSVSLSDLSLVDCIAIQGKARVFTPHTAGRYQKKRFRKTLCPIVERLVNSLMMHGRNSGKKLKAIRIVMHAFEIIHLMTDQNPIQVFVDAVKNGGPREDSTRIGSAGVVRRQAVDVSPLRRVNQAIYLICTGARNAAFRNIKTIAECLADEIMNCAKESPSSYAIKKKDEIERVAKANR from the exons ATGAAGGCTGAACTTGCGCTGTTTCGCAAGTGGCCCTACGACAGCGTCAGCTTGTCCGACCTCTCACTG GTCGACTGCATCGCCATCCAGGGCAAAGCTCGTGTTTTTACACCTCACACCGCCGGAAGATACCAGAAGAAGCGTTTCAGGAAGACTCTATGCCCAATTGTCGAGCGTCTAGTCAACTCATTGATGATGCATGGCAG GAACAGCGGAAAGAAACTGAAGGCTATCCGTATTGTTATGCACGCATTCGAGATCATCCATTTGATGACGGACCAGAACCCTATTCAGGTATTTGTAGATGCCGTGAAGAACGGTGGTCCCAGGGAAGACTCTACCAGAATCGGTTCTGCAGGTGTCGTACGTCGTCAGGCAGTCGATGTCTCTCCACTAAGGAGGGTTAACCAGGCTATATACCTGATATGTACCGGTGCCAGGAACGCAGCATTCAGAAACATCAAAACTATCGCGGAGTGCTTAGCTGACGAAATCATGAACTGCGCAAAGGAATCGCCCAGCTCCTACGCCATCAAGAAGAAAGATGAAATCGAACGTGTTGCCAAGGCTAACCGTTAA
- a CDS encoding ADP-ribosylation factor family protein produces MVSLLGKLVNLTRGKVIHVFFCGLRGSGKTTLLYKSLIKDWVNISNEIEPTILYHYEELWLKRKCFGIWDFSGDSKIKDIPAYVSKLVHVTAIVFLINSVEHPETACNEIIGRLESLYNEESCCNTLFIIAFNQISHELQHYELESLIKNHFSSSGRFHFTTINALDGLADCNWLNCLETIHLHYKNTMSRQQ; encoded by the exons ATGGTATCCCTTTTGGGGAAGCTGGTAAATTTGACCAGGGGGAAAGTCATCCACGTATTCTTCTGTGGCTTGCGTGGATCCGGGAAGACAACACTTTTATATAAATCCTTGATAAAAG ATTGGGTCAATATTAGTAACGAGATTGAGCCTACTATTCTGTATCACTATGAAGAGTTGTGGTTGAAGCGGAAGTGCTTTGGCATATGGGATTTCAGTGGAGATTCCAAG ATTAAAGACATACCTGCGTATGTATCTAAACTCGTTCATGTTACGGCTATAGTTTTTCTGATTAACTCAGTGGAGCACCCTGAGACGGCATGTAATGAGATAATTGGGCGTTTAGAAAGCttatataatgaagaaTCTTGTTGTAATACATTGTTCATTATAGCTTTCAATCAGATATCGCATGAATTGCAACATTATGAGCTCGAGTCTTTGATTAAGAACCACTTTTCCTCATCAGGTCGATTTCATTTTACCACGATTAATGCTTTGGATGGGTTGGCGGATTGTAATTGGCTGAATTGCCTGGAAACCATTCATCTACACTACAAGAATACAATGAGTCGGCAACAGTGA
- a CDS encoding ParA/MinD ATPase like family protein, producing MHWNVSHIVAVHSCKGGVGKSTVAAGLALSLKNNGHSVGICDLDIYGPNIASILGLSNSYVLWKRVHFAESGIEYDTHGGQDANAFSIGSAATSGGKASCCSDVCDDIGFTPDETATTCLMEPKEAHGIKVMSFSFIKSERELGYAAYRGPIIDQIASELVLKTDWGRLDYLILDLPPGTGDVIITLMEDVNISSLVAVTTPHELSINDLFKGINLFQDYGVPIVCLVENMSYFVCDGCDKLHHLFGSIDIDLTLKSLGISDHVCLPIIPSGVDFVQSFYSNTDVRTKFLEIATLVTNCMNTNRSQFSSIKSTPRHHIMKKHSPPCSNEINW from the exons ATGCATTGGAACGTGTCTCATATAGTAGCAGTCCACAGTTGCAAGGGTGGTGTGGGCAAGTCTACTGTTGCTGCAGGTTTGGCACTGTCTCTTAAAAACAACGGTCATTCCGTTGGAATCTGTGACCTCGATATATATGGTCCCAATATAGCTTCGATTCTAGGTCTGAGCAATTCGTATGTACTATGGAAACGAGTCCACTTCGCGGAATCCGGGATAGAGTACGATACACACGGGGGTCAAGATGCTAACGCCTTTAGCATCGGCTCTGCAGCCACATCCGGTGGCAAAGCATCATGTTGTTCTGATGTGTGCGATGACATAGGATTTACACCTGAtgaaactgctactacatGCCTTATGGAGCCTAAGGAGGCTCACGGCATTAAAGTAATGTCATTTTCTTTTATCAAATCTGAGCGCGAGTTG GGTTATGCGGCATATCGAGGACCCATTATCGACCAAATCGCATCGGAGTTAGTATTAAAAACAGATTGGGGCCGCCTGGACTATCTTATTTTAGACTTACCGCCCGGTACTGGTGACGTGATCATAACACTTATGGAGGACGTGAACATTTCTTCTTTGGTTGCGGTCACTACGCCTCACGAACTCAG CATCAATGATTTATTTAAAGGTATCAACCTTTTCCAGGACTACGGGGTGCCTATTGTTTGTTTAGTTGAGAACATGTCCTATTTCGTATGTGACGGTTGCGACAAGCTTCACCACCTCTTTGGCTCCATTGACATTGACTTGACATTAAAAAGTTTGGGCATATCTGACCACGTATGCCTGCCTATTATCCCTTCTGGAGTTGACTTTGTACAATCGTTTTATTCTAACACGGATGTGCGTACAAAGTTCTTGGAGATTGCCACTCTGGTCACTAATTGCATGAATACAAACCGAAGTCAATTCAGCTCGATAAAGAG CACTCCACGTCACCATATCATGAAGAAACACAGTCCGCCATGCAGCAACGAAATAAACTGGTAG